One genomic segment of Bradyrhizobium diazoefficiens includes these proteins:
- a CDS encoding DUF1700 domain-containing protein produces MTRDDFLHILADGLAGLPSAEVDDILSDYAAHFEEARASGRSEREVAAALGDPRRLARELRAETGLRRWENHHSFRNSTAALFALSGLAVVDIVLLLPLLLAVLLILLVIAFVMCVLGIVGIGLLLSVYKHFGDGHVVNLILRGLAGIALVTTGAGFGALLALGLNAAVRWLGTYARLHYRLLKPEQPVA; encoded by the coding sequence ATGACCCGCGACGATTTCCTTCACATCCTCGCCGACGGACTCGCGGGACTGCCCTCGGCCGAGGTCGACGACATCCTCTCCGACTATGCCGCCCATTTCGAAGAGGCCCGCGCCTCAGGACGATCGGAACGAGAGGTCGCCGCCGCGCTCGGCGACCCCAGGCGGCTGGCGCGCGAGCTGCGCGCCGAGACGGGATTGCGGCGGTGGGAGAACCATCACTCCTTCCGCAACTCGACGGCCGCGCTGTTTGCGCTGAGCGGCCTTGCCGTGGTCGACATCGTCCTGCTGCTGCCGTTGCTGCTCGCGGTCTTGCTCATCCTGCTCGTGATCGCTTTCGTGATGTGCGTGCTGGGAATCGTCGGCATCGGATTGCTGCTCAGCGTCTACAAGCATTTTGGCGACGGACACGTCGTCAATCTGATCTTGCGCGGGCTCGCCGGCATCGCACTGGTGACCACGGGCGCAGGCTTCGGTGCGCTCCTGGCGCTTGGACTCAATGCCGCTGTCCGATGGCTCGGCACTTATGCGCGGCTGCATTATCGGCTGCTCAAGCCGGAACAGCCGGTCGCGTAA
- a CDS encoding PadR family transcriptional regulator, whose translation MADSTNQVQLKKGALELCVLALLARGESYAYEIASTLSAGVGMGEGTIYPLMRRMQDDGLVDTRLEESSSGPPRKYYRLTTAGRAAFTSQKRDWRSFADAVDRLLGDAR comes from the coding sequence ATGGCCGACTCGACGAATCAGGTTCAGCTCAAGAAGGGCGCGCTGGAGCTCTGCGTGCTCGCTCTGCTCGCGCGCGGCGAGAGCTATGCCTATGAGATTGCGAGCACGTTGTCGGCCGGCGTCGGCATGGGTGAAGGCACGATCTATCCGCTGATGCGGCGCATGCAGGATGACGGCCTGGTGGACACCCGCCTCGAGGAATCCAGCAGCGGCCCGCCGCGCAAATACTACCGGCTGACGACCGCCGGCCGTGCCGCCTTTACCTCGCAGAAGCGCGATTGGCGAAGTTTTGCCGACGCAGTCGACCGCCTCCTCGGAGACGCCAGATGA
- a CDS encoding serine hydrolase domain-containing protein, translated as MSASAASSDAAERLAGLEQAGKLLGLHALLVNQGGKLAFEHYGQGADERLGAPLGDVVFGPDVLHDLRSVSKSVVGLAYGVALAEGKVPPPDAKLYAQFPEYADLAAQPGRDKLTIHHLLSMTLGFEWDELTIVYGDPRNGETAMEAAPDRYRFILERPILSEPGVKWTYCGGATALLGRLIARGTGEALPAYCRRVLFDPMGFGSSDWSVGRDGEPRAASGARLLPRDLVKIGQLMLAGGNWNGKSIVSADWVERVTRPVVPISFGRHYGYHWYMGDFATAHPLHWFGGVGWGGQYLFVIPARDLVVVIHCGNYQRSGQEQTAVMLALMRDVVLPGFAA; from the coding sequence ATGTCAGCGAGTGCCGCATCATCGGATGCGGCGGAGCGCCTCGCAGGGCTCGAGCAGGCCGGAAAGTTGCTCGGTCTGCATGCGTTGTTGGTCAACCAGGGCGGCAAGCTCGCGTTTGAGCATTACGGGCAAGGCGCGGACGAGCGCCTGGGCGCTCCCCTCGGCGATGTCGTCTTTGGTCCCGACGTGCTGCACGATCTGCGCTCTGTCTCGAAGAGCGTCGTCGGCCTCGCCTATGGCGTTGCGCTCGCGGAAGGCAAGGTGCCGCCGCCGGATGCAAAGCTCTACGCGCAGTTTCCGGAATATGCCGATCTCGCCGCGCAGCCCGGCCGTGACAAGCTCACGATCCATCATCTGCTCTCCATGACGCTCGGCTTCGAATGGGACGAGCTCACCATCGTTTACGGTGATCCACGCAATGGCGAGACGGCGATGGAAGCCGCGCCCGATCGCTATCGCTTCATTCTCGAACGTCCGATTCTCAGCGAGCCCGGCGTGAAATGGACCTATTGCGGCGGCGCCACCGCGCTGCTTGGCCGGCTCATTGCAAGGGGCACCGGCGAAGCTCTGCCGGCCTATTGCCGGCGGGTGCTGTTCGATCCCATGGGCTTCGGTTCGTCCGACTGGAGCGTTGGCCGCGACGGCGAGCCGCGCGCAGCGTCAGGGGCGCGTCTCTTACCGCGCGATCTCGTCAAGATCGGTCAGCTCATGCTGGCGGGAGGCAACTGGAACGGAAAGTCGATCGTGTCGGCCGATTGGGTGGAGCGCGTGACCAGGCCGGTCGTGCCGATCAGCTTCGGCCGTCACTATGGCTATCACTGGTACATGGGCGATTTCGCCACCGCGCACCCATTGCACTGGTTCGGCGGAGTCGGCTGGGGCGGCCAGTATCTGTTCGTGATCCCCGCGCGCGATCTCGTCGTAGTGATCCACTGCGGAAACTATCAGCGGTCGGGCCAGGAGCAGACCGCGGTGATGCTCGCGCTGATGAGGGATGTGGTGTTGCCGGGCTTTGCGGCGTGA
- a CDS encoding ribose-phosphate pyrophosphokinase codes for MSAKNGSIKLVAGNSNPALAQAIAQGLDMPLTKAVVRRFADMEIFVEVQENIRGSDAFIIQSTSFPANDNLMELLIITDALRRSSARRITAVIPYFGYARQDRRSGSRTPISAKLVANLITHAGVDRVMTLDLHAGQIQGFFDIPTDNLFAAPLMVRDIRERFDLSKVMVVSPDVGGVARARGLAKRINTPLAIVDKRRERPGESEVMNVIGDVSGYSCILVDDIVDSGGTLVNAADALLAKGAKDVYAYITHGVLSGGAAARIAGSKLKELVITDSILPTEAVTRAPNIRTLPIGSLISDAIARTAAEESVSSLFD; via the coding sequence ATGTCGGCCAAGAACGGCTCCATCAAGCTTGTCGCCGGCAACTCCAATCCGGCTCTCGCCCAGGCCATCGCCCAGGGCCTCGACATGCCGCTGACCAAGGCGGTGGTACGGCGCTTCGCCGACATGGAGATCTTCGTCGAGGTCCAGGAGAACATCCGCGGCTCGGATGCCTTCATCATCCAGTCGACCTCGTTTCCGGCGAACGACAATCTGATGGAGCTCTTGATCATCACCGACGCGTTGCGCCGCTCCTCGGCGCGCCGCATCACCGCAGTGATCCCGTATTTCGGCTATGCTCGGCAGGACCGCCGCTCCGGCTCGCGCACGCCGATCTCGGCCAAGCTCGTCGCCAATCTGATCACCCATGCCGGCGTGGACCGCGTCATGACGCTCGACCTGCATGCCGGCCAGATCCAGGGCTTCTTCGACATCCCGACCGACAATTTGTTCGCCGCCCCCCTGATGGTGCGCGACATTCGCGAACGTTTCGACCTCAGCAAGGTCATGGTGGTATCGCCCGACGTCGGCGGCGTGGCCCGCGCCCGCGGCCTTGCCAAGCGCATCAACACCCCGCTCGCGATCGTCGACAAGCGCCGCGAGCGTCCGGGTGAATCCGAGGTCATGAACGTGATCGGCGACGTCTCCGGCTACAGCTGTATCCTGGTCGACGACATCGTCGATTCCGGCGGCACGCTGGTGAACGCGGCCGACGCGCTGCTCGCCAAGGGCGCCAAGGACGTCTACGCCTACATCACCCACGGCGTGCTCTCCGGCGGCGCTGCCGCCCGCATCGCCGGCTCGAAGCTGAAGGAGCTGGTGATCACCGACTCGATCCTGCCGACCGAGGCCGTGACCAGGGCACCGAACATCCGCACGCTGCCGATCGGCAGCCTGATCTCCGACGCCATCGCGCGCACCGCGGCGGAAGAGTCGGTGTCGAGCCTGTTCGACTAA
- the pgeF gene encoding peptidoglycan editing factor PgeF: MTLTSSLLSAVPGLRHAFFTREGGVSSGIYAALNGGLGSNDDQALVAENRRRMAEHVGVAPEHFISLHQIHSPDVLVAEAPWPSGPRPKGDALVTKTPGIALGVSTADCGPVLFVDPNAGVIGGAHAGWKGALTGVLESTIVAMEKLGATRSGIIAAIGPLIRQDSYEVGNEFVARFIEADADNAMFFIPSVRERHAMFDLAGFIRKRLEAAGILMIDDLGLDTYADERFFSYRRSVHRNEPDYGRHIHAIALED; this comes from the coding sequence ATGACGCTCACTTCGTCGCTGCTCTCGGCGGTGCCCGGCCTGCGCCACGCCTTCTTCACCCGCGAAGGCGGCGTCTCCAGCGGCATTTATGCGGCGCTGAACGGCGGGCTCGGCTCCAACGACGATCAGGCCCTTGTCGCGGAGAATCGCCGCCGCATGGCCGAGCATGTCGGCGTTGCGCCGGAGCATTTCATCAGCCTGCACCAGATCCATTCGCCCGACGTGCTCGTGGCGGAGGCGCCATGGCCGAGCGGGCCTCGCCCGAAGGGCGATGCGCTGGTGACAAAGACACCCGGCATCGCGCTCGGCGTCTCCACCGCCGATTGCGGGCCGGTGCTGTTCGTCGACCCGAACGCGGGTGTGATCGGCGGCGCCCATGCCGGCTGGAAGGGTGCGCTGACCGGCGTGCTGGAGTCCACGATTGTTGCGATGGAAAAGCTCGGCGCGACGCGCAGCGGCATCATCGCCGCGATCGGCCCGTTGATCCGGCAGGACAGCTACGAGGTCGGCAACGAGTTCGTCGCGCGCTTCATCGAAGCGGACGCGGACAACGCGATGTTCTTCATCCCGTCGGTGCGTGAGAGACACGCAATGTTCGATCTCGCCGGCTTCATCCGCAAGCGGCTGGAAGCCGCCGGCATTTTGATGATCGACGATCTCGGTCTCGACACCTACGCCGACGAGCGCTTCTTCAGCTACCGCCGCTCGGTGCATCGCAACGAGCCGGACTACGGCCGCCACATTCACGCGATTGCGCTGGAAGACTAG
- a CDS encoding class I SAM-dependent methyltransferase translates to MTDQPLLDEIKALIKSSGPMPVWRYMELCLMHPRYGYYVSRDPLGREGDFTTAPEVSQMFGELLGLWTASVWKQMGSPQFLRLIELGPGRGTMMADALRALRVLPPLYQALHVHMVEVNPVLRERQNATLQGVRNIAWHDSIDEVPEGPGIILANEYFDVLPIHQMVRHENGWHERVIELDSNGRLQFGAAAEPTPRFDVLLPPLVRAAPVGAVFEWRPDAEIMKLATRVRDQDGAALIIDYGHLRSDAGDTFQAIARHSFTDPLKAPGQADLTAHVDFQALARAAEDVGARVHGPVTQGDFLKRVGIDTRAAALMQKATPEVATDISVALKRLTDTGRDGMGSMFKVLGISEPRLTGLAGLSDLEHAGGHQ, encoded by the coding sequence GTGACCGACCAGCCGCTCCTCGACGAGATCAAGGCGCTGATCAAGTCCTCAGGGCCCATGCCGGTGTGGCGGTACATGGAACTGTGCCTGATGCATCCGCGCTACGGCTATTACGTCTCGCGCGATCCTTTGGGCCGTGAAGGCGACTTCACCACCGCGCCCGAGGTCAGCCAGATGTTCGGCGAGCTGCTCGGCCTGTGGACCGCATCGGTATGGAAGCAGATGGGCTCGCCGCAATTCCTGCGGCTGATCGAGCTCGGTCCCGGCCGCGGCACCATGATGGCAGATGCGCTGCGCGCGCTGCGCGTGCTGCCGCCGCTCTACCAGGCGCTTCACGTCCACATGGTCGAGGTCAATCCGGTCCTGCGCGAACGGCAGAATGCGACGCTGCAAGGCGTGCGCAACATCGCCTGGCACGACAGCATCGACGAGGTGCCGGAAGGCCCCGGCATCATCCTCGCCAACGAATATTTCGACGTGCTGCCGATCCACCAGATGGTTCGCCACGAGAACGGCTGGCACGAGCGCGTCATCGAGCTCGATTCCAACGGCAGGCTTCAATTCGGCGCGGCGGCCGAGCCGACGCCGCGTTTCGACGTGCTGCTGCCGCCGCTGGTGCGCGCCGCGCCGGTCGGCGCGGTGTTCGAATGGCGGCCCGACGCCGAGATCATGAAGCTCGCCACCCGCGTGCGCGACCAGGACGGTGCGGCGCTGATCATCGACTACGGCCATTTGCGCAGCGATGCCGGCGACACCTTCCAGGCCATCGCACGCCACAGCTTCACCGATCCCCTGAAGGCGCCGGGCCAGGCCGACCTCACCGCCCATGTCGATTTCCAGGCGCTGGCGCGGGCGGCAGAAGACGTCGGCGCGCGCGTGCACGGTCCGGTAACGCAGGGCGATTTCCTCAAGCGCGTCGGCATCGACACCCGCGCCGCCGCCTTGATGCAGAAGGCGACGCCGGAGGTCGCCACCGACATTTCCGTGGCGCTCAAGCGGCTGACCGATACAGGGCGCGACGGCATGGGATCGATGTTCAAGGTGCTCGGCATCTCCGAGCCGCGATTGACCGGCCTTGCCGGCCTCAGCGACCTCGAACACGCCGGAGGCCATCAATGA
- the lgt gene encoding prolipoprotein diacylglyceryl transferase, whose protein sequence is MPFLLIDFPAFKPIAIEIGPFAIRWYALAYICGIVFGWLYARSLLKNQRLWGGPAPISQVQIDDFILWVTLGIILGGRTGYVLFYNLPFFMEHPAAIFRLWEGGMSFHGGFLGCVVAVMWFAYRNRISILSLGDITTAVAPVGLLLGRIANFINGELWGRATDPSLPWAMIFPNDPTQLPRHPSQLYEAGMEGILLFTVLAIMIRFGALKRPGMILGAFILIYGLTRIAGEHFREPDVQLGFLWGGLTMGMLLSIPMLIVGGILIVWAVRRGAPKPIEAVR, encoded by the coding sequence ATGCCCTTTCTGCTCATCGACTTTCCCGCCTTCAAGCCGATCGCGATCGAGATCGGTCCGTTCGCGATCCGCTGGTATGCGCTGGCCTATATCTGCGGCATCGTGTTCGGCTGGCTCTATGCGCGCTCGCTGCTGAAGAACCAGCGGCTGTGGGGCGGACCCGCGCCGATCTCGCAGGTTCAGATCGACGACTTCATCCTGTGGGTCACGCTCGGCATCATCCTCGGCGGCCGCACCGGCTATGTGCTGTTCTACAATCTGCCCTTCTTCATGGAGCATCCCGCCGCGATCTTCCGGTTGTGGGAGGGCGGCATGTCGTTCCATGGCGGCTTCCTCGGTTGCGTCGTCGCGGTGATGTGGTTCGCCTACCGGAACCGCATCTCGATTCTCTCGCTGGGCGACATCACCACCGCGGTCGCGCCGGTCGGGCTGCTGCTCGGGCGCATCGCCAATTTCATCAATGGCGAATTGTGGGGCCGCGCCACCGACCCGAGCCTGCCCTGGGCGATGATCTTCCCCAACGATCCCACCCAGCTGCCGCGCCATCCGAGCCAGCTCTATGAGGCCGGCATGGAGGGCATCCTGCTGTTCACCGTGCTCGCCATCATGATCCGCTTCGGCGCCTTGAAGCGGCCTGGCATGATCCTCGGCGCCTTCATTTTGATCTATGGTCTGACCCGGATCGCCGGCGAGCATTTCCGCGAGCCGGACGTTCAGCTCGGCTTTCTCTGGGGCGGGTTAACCATGGGCATGCTGTTGTCCATTCCGATGCTTATTGTCGGGGGCATACTTATTGTATGGGCAGTGCGGCGCGGTGCGCCGAAGCCGATTGAGGCCGTTCGTTAA
- a CDS encoding dienelactone hydrolase family protein, protein MIEQQIAIPTKDGHTATFIVHPERGGPFPVILFYMDAPAIREELRDMARRLATSGYYVMLPNLYYRSGVMEFGALPTDPNAPERKRMFALMGSLTIPMIMDDTSALLAYAEGQTAANSKIVGAVGYCMSGRYAINAATHFPESVKAAASIYGVQLATEQGDSPHLAAGKTKAELYFACAETDVYAPPEIVEKVKEGMSGANAEVEIYPGTHHGFAFPKRPVYNRDAAERHWERLLALYRRNLV, encoded by the coding sequence ATGATCGAGCAGCAGATCGCAATTCCCACCAAGGACGGCCACACCGCGACCTTCATCGTTCATCCCGAGCGCGGCGGGCCGTTCCCGGTCATCCTGTTCTACATGGACGCGCCGGCGATCCGCGAGGAGCTGCGCGACATGGCGCGCCGGCTCGCGACTTCGGGCTACTACGTGATGCTGCCGAACCTCTATTACCGCTCCGGCGTGATGGAGTTCGGCGCGCTGCCGACTGACCCGAACGCGCCGGAGCGCAAGCGCATGTTCGCGCTGATGGGCTCGCTCACGATTCCCATGATCATGGACGACACAAGCGCGCTGCTCGCCTATGCCGAGGGCCAGACCGCCGCGAACAGCAAAATCGTCGGCGCCGTCGGCTATTGCATGAGTGGCCGCTACGCCATCAATGCCGCCACGCATTTCCCTGAAAGCGTCAAGGCCGCCGCCTCGATCTACGGTGTGCAGCTCGCGACGGAGCAGGGCGACAGCCCGCATCTGGCGGCAGGCAAGACCAAGGCGGAGCTCTATTTCGCCTGCGCCGAGACCGATGTCTACGCGCCGCCGGAGATTGTCGAGAAGGTCAAAGAGGGCATGAGCGGCGCCAATGCCGAGGTCGAGATCTATCCTGGCACGCATCACGGTTTCGCCTTTCCCAAGCGTCCGGTCTACAACCGCGACGCCGCCGAGCGGCATTGGGAGCGGCTGCTGGCGCTCTATCGCCGCAACCTCGTCTAG
- a CDS encoding accessory factor UbiK family protein: protein MTQTSNRFFDEIGRLMNDAAGAAQGVKREFDTVMRTQAEKFLRDMDLVKREEFEAVKDMARLAREENEALKARIAALEARLGGTST from the coding sequence ATGACCCAGACCAGCAACCGGTTTTTCGACGAGATCGGCCGCCTGATGAACGACGCCGCCGGTGCCGCCCAGGGCGTCAAGCGCGAGTTCGATACGGTGATGCGCACCCAGGCTGAAAAATTCCTGCGCGACATGGACCTCGTCAAGCGCGAGGAGTTCGAGGCGGTCAAGGACATGGCCCGCCTGGCGCGTGAGGAGAACGAGGCCCTGAAGGCGCGGATTGCGGCGCTGGAGGCCAGGCTGGGCGGGACGTCCACGTAA
- a CDS encoding 50S ribosomal protein L25/general stress protein Ctc, with product MATTVKELKATARPKSGKGAARAERRAGRVPGVIYGDNQPPLTISIADRELRQRILAGRFLTTLVDIDLEGKKHRVIPRDYHLDPVKDFPIHVDFMRLGEGATIRISVPLHVVKAESSPGVKRGGTVNIVAHAIELECGVESIPQYIEADVGSLEIGHSLHLSDVKLPAGVKALTREDATLVTIVPPSGYAEEQKAAAAAAAGGAAPVAGAAAPAAGAAAPTAGAAPAAAAKAPAGGDKKK from the coding sequence ATGGCGACGACCGTCAAGGAATTGAAGGCGACCGCACGTCCGAAGAGCGGCAAGGGGGCCGCCCGGGCTGAGCGTCGCGCCGGCAGAGTGCCCGGAGTGATCTATGGTGACAACCAGCCCCCGCTGACGATCTCGATTGCAGATCGTGAACTGCGCCAGCGCATTCTCGCCGGCCGGTTCCTGACCACGCTGGTCGATATCGACCTCGAGGGCAAGAAGCACCGCGTGATTCCGCGCGACTATCACCTCGATCCGGTCAAGGACTTCCCGATCCATGTCGACTTCATGCGGTTAGGGGAAGGCGCCACCATCCGCATCAGCGTTCCCTTGCATGTGGTGAAGGCGGAATCTTCCCCGGGCGTGAAGCGCGGCGGCACCGTCAACATCGTCGCCCACGCCATCGAGCTCGAATGCGGTGTCGAGAGCATTCCGCAGTACATCGAGGCCGACGTCGGCTCGCTGGAAATCGGTCACTCGCTGCATCTGTCGGACGTCAAGCTGCCGGCCGGCGTCAAGGCGCTGACCCGCGAGGACGCGACCCTCGTCACCATCGTGCCGCCGTCCGGCTACGCCGAAGAGCAGAAGGCCGCGGCTGCGGCTGCTGCTGGTGGCGCGGCTCCGGTTGCTGGCGCTGCTGCTCCGGCGGCAGGTGCTGCTGCTCCGACTGCAGGTGCTGCTCCGGCGGCTGCTGCCAAGGCTCCCGCCGGCGGCGACAAGAAGAAGTAA
- the pth gene encoding aminoacyl-tRNA hydrolase, producing MRLFVGLGNPGAKYARNRHNIGFMAVDEIARRHGFAPWRRRFQGETSEGTLGTERVILLKPMTYMNESGRSVQEAAGFFKIAPGDVTVFHDELELPPGKVRVKIGGGIAGHNGLRSISAHIGNDYRRVRLGIGHPGVKELVHGHVLSDFAKADNDWVVTLCDAVAEHAALIAEGTDATFANRVHLAMQAKGFLTKDDNGKE from the coding sequence ATGCGACTCTTTGTTGGGCTCGGCAATCCCGGCGCGAAATACGCACGTAACCGGCACAATATCGGCTTCATGGCCGTCGACGAGATCGCGCGGCGTCATGGTTTCGCACCATGGCGCCGTCGTTTTCAGGGCGAGACCTCGGAAGGCACGCTCGGCACCGAGCGCGTGATCCTGCTCAAGCCCATGACCTACATGAACGAGTCCGGCCGCAGCGTTCAGGAGGCGGCAGGCTTCTTCAAGATCGCGCCGGGCGACGTCACCGTGTTTCACGACGAACTCGAACTGCCGCCGGGCAAGGTGCGGGTGAAGATCGGAGGCGGCATCGCCGGCCACAACGGCCTGCGCTCGATCTCGGCGCATATCGGAAACGACTACCGCCGTGTCAGGCTCGGCATCGGTCATCCCGGCGTCAAGGAGCTGGTGCACGGCCACGTGCTGTCGGACTTCGCCAAGGCCGACAACGACTGGGTGGTGACGCTCTGCGACGCCGTCGCCGAGCACGCCGCACTGATCGCTGAGGGCACGGACGCGACCTTTGCCAACAGGGTGCATCTCGCCATGCAGGCGAAGGGATTTTTGACCAAGGACGACAACGGCAAGGAATAA
- the ychF gene encoding redox-regulated ATPase YchF, which produces MGFKCGIVGLPNVGKSTLFNALTETAAAQAANYPFCTIEPNVGEVAVPDPRLDKLAAIAKSAQIIPTRLTFVDIAGLVRGASKGEGLGNQFLANIREVDAIAHVVRCFEDSDITHVEGKIAPLADIETIETELMLADLDSLEKRVDNLTKKAKGNDKDAKEQLDLVNRTLVLLREGKPARLVARKAEEERAFGMLGLLSSKPVLYVCNVEEGSAATGNSFSQAVQEQAAKEGAVAVVISAKIESEIATISREERADFLETLGLEEAGLDRLIRAGYTLLDLITYFTVGPKEARAWTIYRGTKAPGAAGVIHTDFEKGFIRAETIAYDDYVALGGEAGARDAGKLRLEGKEYIVADGDVMHFRFNT; this is translated from the coding sequence GTGGGATTCAAATGCGGGATCGTCGGATTGCCCAATGTCGGCAAGTCGACCTTGTTCAACGCGCTGACCGAGACGGCGGCGGCGCAGGCCGCGAACTATCCGTTCTGCACCATCGAGCCGAATGTCGGCGAGGTGGCCGTGCCCGATCCGCGGCTCGATAAGCTGGCGGCGATCGCCAAATCCGCGCAGATCATCCCGACCCGGCTCACCTTCGTCGACATCGCCGGCCTCGTGCGCGGCGCCTCCAAGGGCGAAGGCCTCGGCAACCAGTTTCTCGCCAACATCCGCGAGGTCGACGCCATCGCGCACGTCGTGCGCTGCTTTGAAGATTCCGACATCACCCATGTCGAAGGCAAGATCGCCCCGCTCGCCGACATCGAGACCATCGAGACCGAGCTGATGCTCGCCGATCTCGACAGCCTCGAAAAGCGCGTCGACAACCTCACCAAGAAGGCCAAGGGCAACGACAAGGACGCCAAGGAGCAGCTCGACCTCGTCAATCGCACGCTGGTGCTGCTGCGCGAGGGCAAGCCCGCGCGCCTCGTCGCGCGCAAGGCGGAGGAGGAGCGGGCCTTCGGCATGCTCGGCCTGCTGTCGTCCAAGCCCGTGCTCTATGTCTGCAACGTCGAGGAAGGCTCGGCCGCGACAGGCAATTCGTTCTCCCAGGCGGTGCAGGAGCAGGCCGCCAAGGAAGGCGCCGTCGCCGTCGTCATTTCCGCCAAGATCGAATCCGAGATCGCCACCATCTCGCGCGAGGAGCGCGCCGACTTCCTGGAGACGCTGGGTCTGGAAGAAGCCGGCCTCGATCGCCTGATCCGCGCCGGCTACACGCTGCTCGACCTCATCACCTATTTCACGGTGGGCCCGAAGGAAGCACGCGCCTGGACCATCTATCGCGGCACCAAGGCGCCGGGCGCCGCCGGTGTGATCCACACCGATTTCGAGAAGGGTTTTATCCGCGCCGAGACCATCGCCTATGACGACTATGTCGCGCTCGGCGGCGAAGCCGGCGCCCGCGATGCCGGCAAGCTGCGGCTCGAAGGCAAGGAGTACATCGTCGCCGACGGCGACGTGATGCATTTTAGGTTTAACACGTAG
- a CDS encoding DUF4282 domain-containing protein, which produces MFSFSDLFQWDRFITPTIIKTFYWLVIALICLFGLSGIFSGLATMAVSPFGGFLLLLSSIASVVVGIVFSRIVAELILIVFRINEHLGAIRDQGGGMR; this is translated from the coding sequence ATGTTTTCATTCAGCGACCTGTTTCAATGGGACCGCTTCATCACGCCCACCATCATCAAGACCTTCTACTGGCTGGTGATCGCGCTGATCTGCCTGTTCGGCCTCTCCGGCATTTTCTCAGGGCTCGCGACCATGGCGGTCAGCCCGTTCGGCGGCTTCCTGCTGCTGCTGTCGTCGATCGCCAGCGTCGTCGTCGGCATCGTGTTCTCGCGCATCGTCGCGGAGCTGATCCTGATCGTGTTCCGCATCAACGAGCATCTCGGCGCGATCCGCGACCAGGGCGGCGGGATGCGGTGA
- a CDS encoding MaoC family dehydratase, with translation MTLTFEDFPTGRFGTFGPRHVTRDEILAFAAEFDPQPMHLDEEAAAKSMLRGLSGSGWHLCSLMMRMMADGFITRAASLGSPGVDEVRWLSPLRPGDDLMLDVDVVEARTSKSRPELGIVKFKCTARNAAGQALAEMTSPILIKRREGAV, from the coding sequence ATGACCCTCACCTTCGAAGATTTCCCCACCGGCCGGTTCGGCACATTCGGCCCGCGCCATGTCACCCGCGACGAGATTTTGGCCTTTGCCGCCGAGTTCGATCCGCAGCCGATGCACCTCGACGAGGAGGCTGCGGCTAAGAGCATGCTGCGCGGCCTGTCCGGCTCGGGCTGGCACCTCTGCTCGCTGATGATGCGGATGATGGCCGACGGCTTCATCACCCGCGCCGCTTCGCTGGGATCCCCCGGCGTCGACGAGGTGCGCTGGCTCTCGCCGCTCAGGCCAGGCGACGACCTTATGCTCGATGTCGACGTCGTGGAGGCGCGCACCTCGAAGAGCCGCCCCGAGCTCGGCATCGTCAAGTTCAAATGCACCGCGCGCAACGCAGCCGGGCAGGCGCTCGCCGAGATGACCTCGCCGATCCTGATCAAGCGGCGCGAGGGAGCGGTCTGA
- a CDS encoding MaoC family dehydratase, with translation MPFFEEIAIGQRREIGAYTFTAESIKAFAAKFDPQRFHLDEEEGKNSLFGGLAASGWHVGSACMSLLVADGQRLAREAAARGEEVAVWGPSPGFRDLRWIRPVLAGDTVSYVTVVIDKRSSASRRGWGILTAQTTGTNQRGEEVYSITATAFVPMRKGA, from the coding sequence ATGCCGTTCTTCGAAGAGATCGCGATCGGCCAGCGCCGCGAGATCGGCGCCTATACGTTCACCGCGGAGTCCATCAAGGCGTTCGCCGCAAAGTTCGATCCGCAGCGCTTCCACCTCGACGAGGAGGAGGGCAAGAACTCGCTGTTCGGTGGGCTCGCCGCTTCCGGCTGGCATGTCGGCTCGGCCTGCATGAGCCTGCTTGTCGCCGACGGCCAGCGTCTGGCGCGGGAGGCCGCGGCGCGCGGCGAGGAGGTCGCGGTGTGGGGCCCGTCGCCGGGCTTTCGCGACCTGCGCTGGATCAGGCCGGTGCTCGCCGGCGACACTGTCTCTTACGTCACCGTCGTCATCGACAAGCGCAGCTCGGCCTCGCGCCGGGGCTGGGGCATCCTGACCGCCCAGACCACCGGCACCAACCAACGCGGCGAAGAAGTCTATTCGATCACCGCCACAGCTTTCGTGCCGATGCGGAAGGGCGCGTGA